A section of the Solitalea canadensis DSM 3403 genome encodes:
- a CDS encoding aminotransferase class I/II-fold pyridoxal phosphate-dependent enzyme, with translation MPSIEKYLDDRIGHLKETHAFRQLKTEDNLIDFSSNDYLGLSRSTELKHLLATELDNHPHSLIGSTGSRLISGNTAYAEALEDRLAQFHKAEAGLLYNSGYDANLGFFSSIPQKGDTIILDEKIHACIIDGSRLSYANRFKFRHNDLDSLEKKLKVAKGRIFIGIESVYSMDGDSPDLLGIVTLAEKYNANIIIDEAHSAGVLGENGKGLVSSLGLEDKIFARIHTFGKAIGSHGAVILGSKNLRDYLINTSRSFIFTTAAPFHTLASIKVAYDYLNQHPELQKHLIHKIDLFKYRLRKDINLIRSNTSIQSIVITGNEEVMRAGAYLKNKGFSLGAVRSPAVAEGAERLRVCLHLYNSVEEINELAKEINQYL, from the coding sequence ATGCCTTCTATTGAAAAATATTTAGATGATCGTATCGGTCATTTAAAAGAAACTCATGCGTTCAGACAATTAAAAACTGAGGATAACCTGATTGATTTTTCATCCAATGATTATTTAGGTTTATCGCGCTCAACAGAACTCAAACACCTACTTGCTACTGAACTTGACAACCACCCACATTCCCTTATTGGTTCTACCGGATCTCGTCTTATCTCCGGAAATACAGCCTATGCTGAAGCATTGGAAGATCGACTTGCCCAATTTCATAAGGCAGAAGCCGGATTATTATATAACTCGGGTTATGATGCCAATCTCGGTTTCTTTTCAAGCATACCCCAAAAAGGTGATACTATCATTCTGGATGAAAAAATTCATGCATGTATAATTGATGGATCTAGATTGAGCTATGCAAACCGTTTTAAGTTCAGGCATAATGACCTTGATAGCCTGGAGAAGAAATTAAAAGTTGCTAAAGGAAGAATTTTTATAGGCATTGAAAGCGTTTACTCAATGGATGGCGACTCTCCTGATTTGTTAGGAATTGTTACTTTGGCAGAGAAGTATAATGCCAATATTATAATTGATGAAGCACACAGTGCTGGCGTTTTAGGAGAAAATGGTAAAGGTTTAGTCTCTTCATTAGGACTTGAGGATAAAATATTTGCACGTATCCACACCTTTGGCAAAGCCATAGGTTCACATGGGGCTGTAATATTAGGATCAAAAAACCTAAGAGATTATTTAATTAATACTTCAAGAAGTTTCATTTTTACCACAGCGGCTCCTTTTCATACTTTAGCAAGCATCAAAGTTGCTTATGATTACCTGAATCAACACCCCGAATTGCAAAAGCATTTGATCCATAAAATCGATCTATTTAAATACCGCTTACGGAAAGACATCAATTTAATCAGGAGCAATACATCTATCCAATCCATTGTAATAACAGGTAACGAAGAAGTAATGCGAGCAGGCGCCTATTTAAAGAATAAAGGCTTTAGTTTGGGTGCTGTACGCTCTCCTGCCGTGGCTGAAGGAGCCGAACGATTACGAGTTTGTTTACATTTATATAATTCGGTCGAAGAAATTAATGAATTGGCTAAAGAAATCAATCAATATTTATAA
- the dinB gene encoding DNA polymerase IV, with product MHRAILHMDLDTFFVSVERLKNPQLVGKPVIVGGRERGVVAACSYEARKFGVHSAMASVKARKLCPQAIWLKGDGASYSYYSNKVTQIIADAVPVFEKASVDEFYIDLTGMDRFFDVYEYATKLRSKIINETGLPISMALSTSKTVSKIATDEAKPCGQLFIEEGKEKEFLAPLAINKLPMVGDNTYAFLVKRGIKTVGDLAAVPVEILENLLGKHGTSLWEKANGICNRQVESSYSRKSISQETTFFDDVSDKEHLLGVLSAMTEKLCYKIRSTNMVSSCVAIKFRYPDFTTHTQQLAIDPTNSDTIISEAVRKLFYLIHRNEKLRLIGVRLGNLSNEKSQLNLFGNAEKELQKLKAIDSIRNKYGWKSVVNASSATDFR from the coding sequence ATGCACCGAGCAATCTTACATATGGACCTTGATACGTTCTTCGTTTCGGTAGAACGATTAAAAAATCCACAGTTAGTGGGGAAGCCGGTTATTGTTGGAGGCCGGGAGAGAGGAGTTGTTGCAGCCTGTAGTTATGAAGCCAGAAAATTCGGCGTTCATTCTGCAATGGCATCTGTTAAGGCCCGTAAACTTTGTCCGCAGGCCATTTGGTTAAAAGGGGATGGGGCTTCTTATAGCTATTATTCTAATAAAGTTACGCAAATCATTGCGGATGCAGTTCCTGTATTCGAAAAGGCCTCTGTGGATGAATTTTATATCGACCTCACAGGCATGGATCGTTTTTTCGATGTATATGAGTACGCAACCAAATTGCGATCGAAAATAATTAATGAAACTGGCCTTCCTATTTCAATGGCGCTTTCTACTAGTAAAACCGTATCTAAAATCGCTACCGATGAAGCAAAGCCGTGTGGGCAATTATTTATTGAAGAAGGAAAAGAAAAAGAATTTCTTGCTCCTTTAGCTATAAATAAATTGCCCATGGTGGGTGATAATACCTACGCCTTTCTTGTTAAAAGAGGAATAAAGACAGTTGGAGATTTGGCTGCTGTTCCTGTGGAGATATTGGAAAATTTGCTGGGCAAACACGGGACTTCATTATGGGAAAAAGCTAACGGTATCTGTAATCGCCAGGTTGAGTCATCATATAGTCGTAAATCTATTTCACAGGAAACAACATTTTTTGATGACGTTAGCGACAAGGAGCATCTTTTAGGTGTTTTGTCTGCTATGACGGAAAAATTATGTTATAAAATCCGAAGTACTAACATGGTAAGTTCATGCGTTGCCATTAAATTTCGTTATCCAGATTTTACTACACATACTCAACAACTCGCAATAGACCCGACTAACTCCGATACAATTATTTCAGAAGCTGTTAGAAAGCTTTTTTATTTGATTCATAGAAATGAGAAACTGCGCTTGATAGGCGTTCGTCTGGGCAATCTTTCTAATGAAAAATCGCAGCTAAATTTATTTGGCAATGCTGAAAAAGAACTTCAGAAGTTAAAGGCAATTGATTCGATAAGAAATAAATACGGATGGAAATCGGTGGTAAACGCCTCTTCAGCAACTGATTTCCGATAA
- the nagA gene encoding N-acetylglucosamine-6-phosphate deacetylase — MYALTNSTIYTGKSIEHRKAILIDESTIVDIIDENDLPAEIKCIDLNGFNVAPGFIDLQVYGGGNTLFSVESTVEALYKINESFQRVGTTRFMITIPTSSPETVKKCIKATKEYLEAGGSGLLGLHLEGPFINAEKKGAHLEQYVQELTLDKLKELLKDAEGVVKMITIAPEQLTEECIDLLNDLGIVISAGHSNATYEQAKDVFNKGVKACTHLFNAMSTFQHRSPGMVGAIYDASDVYSSIIPDGFHCDYAAIRISKKILQDRLFIITDAVVENLEGDYIYQADTGKFVNPGGTLAGSSLTMMRAVKNCVEKADIDVAEALKMATAYPAKVIAMEHHLGQISAGFAADFVVFDDDYNVINVIYDGKIIEIKEEVIE, encoded by the coding sequence ATGTATGCGTTAACAAATTCTACCATTTACACAGGAAAAAGCATTGAGCATCGCAAGGCTATTTTAATTGATGAAAGTACAATAGTTGATATTATCGACGAAAATGATCTGCCTGCTGAAATTAAATGCATCGATCTAAACGGATTTAACGTGGCCCCCGGATTTATTGATCTGCAGGTTTACGGAGGCGGAAACACTTTATTTTCAGTTGAATCAACAGTTGAAGCGCTGTATAAGATCAACGAGAGTTTTCAACGGGTTGGAACTACCCGGTTTATGATCACAATTCCTACGAGTTCACCCGAAACTGTTAAAAAATGTATTAAAGCAACCAAAGAGTATCTTGAAGCAGGAGGATCCGGATTATTGGGTCTTCATTTAGAAGGACCTTTTATTAATGCGGAAAAGAAAGGGGCTCATCTTGAGCAGTATGTTCAGGAACTTACCTTAGATAAGCTTAAAGAGTTATTGAAGGATGCTGAAGGCGTTGTGAAAATGATCACCATCGCTCCTGAGCAACTCACTGAAGAGTGTATCGACTTGCTGAATGACCTGGGCATTGTTATTTCTGCAGGGCATAGTAATGCTACTTATGAGCAAGCTAAAGATGTGTTTAATAAAGGAGTAAAGGCCTGCACTCATCTTTTCAATGCTATGTCGACATTTCAGCACAGATCTCCGGGCATGGTTGGAGCCATTTATGATGCTAGTGATGTATATTCGAGCATTATTCCGGATGGTTTTCATTGCGACTATGCGGCTATCAGAATTAGTAAAAAAATATTGCAGGACCGTCTATTTATCATTACGGATGCCGTGGTTGAGAACCTGGAAGGTGATTACATTTACCAGGCGGATACCGGAAAATTTGTTAATCCAGGTGGTACATTAGCCGGATCATCATTAACCATGATGAGGGCTGTAAAAAATTGCGTTGAAAAGGCAGATATTGATGTAGCAGAGGCATTAAAAATGGCCACAGCTTATCCTGCTAAAGTGATTGCTATGGAGCATCACCTGGGACAAATATCAGCTGGTTTTGCTGCCGACTTTGTTGTATTCGACGATGATTACAACGTAATAAATGTTATTTATGATGGTAAAATAATTGAAATAAAGGAAGAAGTTATTGAATAA
- a CDS encoding Crp/Fnr family transcriptional regulator translates to MAKKHTDHFSCITCQYRKDSVFCGLRENELAKIDSHKGHITYNKGEEIFIEGDRPHGIYCIHGGKVKLSKHGEFGKEQIVRFAKESDVIGYRALLGNEMYDCSAVALEQTEVCFVPKSDFFEIFDNSASLSGNMVKLLTLDLKRAENKLTDIAQKPVRERIAETILVLKETFGEDIETGCIKVVLSREEIANMAGTATETAIRLLSELKTDALIEFVGKKIKIVNKKELLRRANLYN, encoded by the coding sequence ATGGCTAAAAAGCACACCGACCATTTCAGCTGCATCACCTGTCAGTATCGTAAGGATTCTGTTTTTTGTGGGTTACGGGAAAACGAACTGGCTAAAATTGACTCACATAAAGGTCATATTACTTATAACAAAGGTGAAGAGATTTTTATTGAAGGAGACCGTCCACACGGTATCTACTGTATTCATGGTGGCAAAGTAAAACTATCTAAACATGGTGAATTTGGGAAGGAACAAATTGTTCGTTTCGCAAAAGAAAGTGATGTTATAGGCTACAGGGCGTTGCTTGGTAATGAAATGTATGATTGTTCAGCGGTTGCACTTGAGCAAACAGAAGTTTGTTTTGTTCCTAAGTCTGACTTCTTCGAAATATTTGATAATAGTGCATCGTTATCAGGTAACATGGTTAAGCTTCTTACGCTTGATTTAAAACGAGCTGAGAACAAACTTACCGATATTGCACAGAAACCGGTTCGCGAACGTATTGCAGAAACTATCTTGGTTTTGAAAGAAACGTTTGGAGAAGATATAGAAACCGGTTGTATTAAAGTTGTTTTAAGTAGAGAGGAAATTGCTAATATGGCAGGTACTGCTACCGAAACAGCTATTCGATTATTATCTGAACTCAAAACTGACGCGTTAATTGAGTTCGTTGGCAAAAAAATTAAAATCGTTAATAAAAAAGAACTGCTTCGAAGAGCAAATCTTTATAATTAA
- the bioD gene encoding dethiobiotin synthase, which translates to MKKPLFITGIGTGVGKTLISAIIVEKLNADYWKPIQSGDLHQSDTITIQSLISNSKTVFHPETYRLSQPFSPHKSARIDNVTIQLEKFILPETNNQLIIEGAGGLMVPLNDKALIIDLIEKLEAEVILVSRNYLGSINHTLLSIESLKNRNIPIKGLIFNGNEDHDSEDYILNHSKLACLGRIPDIPEIDRSIIIGIGNFLSI; encoded by the coding sequence ATGAAGAAACCTCTCTTTATAACCGGAATTGGAACCGGGGTTGGTAAAACTCTTATTTCAGCGATTATTGTAGAAAAATTAAATGCAGACTACTGGAAGCCGATCCAGTCGGGAGATTTGCACCAGTCTGACACGATTACTATTCAATCGCTGATCAGTAATTCAAAAACTGTTTTTCATCCTGAAACGTATCGACTAAGTCAGCCGTTTTCTCCTCATAAATCAGCCAGAATCGATAATGTGACTATTCAACTTGAAAAATTCATCCTTCCTGAAACTAACAATCAATTGATTATTGAAGGCGCCGGAGGTTTGATGGTACCATTAAATGATAAAGCATTAATAATAGATTTGATTGAAAAACTTGAGGCTGAAGTTATTCTTGTTTCAAGGAATTATTTAGGTAGTATTAATCATACACTTCTATCCATTGAGAGTTTAAAAAACAGAAATATACCAATTAAAGGACTGATCTTTAATGGAAACGAAGATCATGATTCAGAAGACTACATACTGAATCATTCTAAATTAGCGTGTCTTGGCAGAATACCTGATATTCCCGAAATTGACCGATCGATTATAATTGGTATAGGAAATTTTCTCTCCATTTAA
- a CDS encoding S9 family peptidase, whose product MNIKHRFIAIALLFTTGTSVSFAQTKEVTLQDAILGRFSKFGEERLRGLQWITGTNSYSYINGKSLMIGSVTNTTVNTALSIEDVSAATSTQLRGWPQFTWVDANHIRFSAEGKLFLFDIQSKSAKTLTTFNKEGENLDIEPTTNKVAYTKGDNLFVSIDGKETQVTNDTQWGIKNGKSTHREEFGISKGTFWSPKGSLLAFYREDATMVTDYPLVNTDVRPAKLENIKYPMAGMKSHEVTLGVYSPSTGKTIYLQTGEPKEQYLTNIHWSNDEKSIYIAVVNRDQNELKYNEYDAVSGKFVKTLFTETHPKYVHPEHEAINLKNSFLWRSENKGYNQFYQYDFNGKLIKHINTGKVIVRKYLGVDATESKLFFTGNNADSIDMQVYMVDLTKKANKKGEFDAIKLSKENGFHDQAILSSDAKFILDPFSSPIIPQKVNLFSIDGKTSTTLLNAKNPLTEYKFGSNELVRLKADDGSLLYGRMIKPFDFDASKKYPVVVYVYNGPNVQMVTNTWTTGASYWMYYLANKGYIVFTVDGRGSKNRGQAFEQATFRHLGQNEMKDQLVGVNYLKSLPYVNADKMAVHGWSYGGFMTTSLMTQYPDVFKVGVAGGPVIDWSYYEIMYTERYMDTPQTNAEGFAQTSLLDKAKNLKGDLLLIHGTMDPVVVWQHSQDFIKKCIENGVPVDYFVYPGHEHNVNGKDRIHLYNKVIEYIDEKLNKPANTAKAENR is encoded by the coding sequence ATGAATATTAAGCACAGATTTATTGCCATCGCCTTGTTATTTACAACAGGGACATCGGTAAGTTTTGCACAAACAAAGGAAGTCACTTTGCAGGATGCCATTTTAGGGCGTTTCAGCAAATTTGGAGAAGAGCGTTTACGTGGTCTGCAATGGATAACCGGAACCAACAGTTATTCTTACATTAATGGTAAAAGCCTGATGATTGGTTCTGTTACCAATACAACAGTTAACACCGCATTATCAATTGAGGATGTTTCTGCTGCAACAAGTACTCAATTAAGAGGTTGGCCTCAATTTACTTGGGTTGATGCAAACCATATCCGTTTTTCAGCAGAAGGCAAATTATTCCTGTTTGACATACAATCAAAATCTGCCAAAACATTAACTACATTTAACAAAGAGGGCGAAAACCTTGATATTGAGCCAACAACAAACAAAGTTGCCTACACTAAAGGCGACAACCTTTTTGTTAGTATAGATGGTAAGGAAACGCAAGTTACCAACGATACACAATGGGGTATTAAAAATGGAAAAAGTACCCACCGTGAGGAGTTTGGTATTTCTAAAGGTACCTTCTGGTCGCCAAAAGGAAGTTTATTAGCATTTTATCGCGAAGATGCTACAATGGTAACGGATTACCCACTGGTAAATACAGATGTTCGTCCTGCAAAATTAGAGAATATAAAATATCCAATGGCCGGAATGAAAAGCCATGAGGTAACACTTGGTGTTTATAGTCCTTCAACTGGAAAAACTATTTACTTGCAAACCGGCGAACCCAAAGAACAATACTTAACAAATATTCATTGGAGCAATGATGAAAAATCAATCTATATCGCTGTAGTAAACCGCGATCAGAATGAACTGAAATACAATGAATATGACGCTGTTTCCGGAAAATTTGTAAAAACACTATTTACTGAAACGCATCCTAAATACGTACACCCTGAACACGAAGCCATCAACCTGAAAAACTCATTTTTGTGGCGAAGTGAAAACAAAGGATATAACCAATTTTATCAATATGACTTTAATGGTAAGCTTATCAAACACATCAATACGGGCAAAGTCATTGTTCGCAAGTATTTAGGTGTTGATGCTACAGAAAGCAAACTATTCTTCACCGGAAACAATGCGGATAGCATCGACATGCAGGTTTATATGGTTGATTTGACAAAAAAAGCCAATAAAAAAGGTGAGTTTGATGCCATTAAATTAAGTAAAGAAAACGGTTTCCATGATCAGGCAATTTTATCATCGGATGCAAAATTCATTCTTGATCCATTCAGCAGTCCTATTATTCCTCAAAAAGTTAATTTGTTCTCAATAGACGGAAAGACTTCAACAACATTGCTGAACGCTAAAAATCCGTTAACTGAATATAAATTCGGATCTAATGAATTAGTTCGTTTAAAAGCAGACGATGGCTCCTTATTATATGGAAGAATGATTAAACCTTTCGATTTTGATGCCAGTAAAAAATACCCGGTTGTTGTGTATGTTTATAACGGCCCGAATGTACAGATGGTGACTAACACTTGGACTACAGGTGCATCTTATTGGATGTATTACCTTGCGAACAAAGGCTACATTGTATTTACTGTTGATGGTCGTGGAAGTAAAAATCGTGGACAAGCATTTGAGCAGGCAACATTCCGTCACTTAGGGCAAAATGAAATGAAAGACCAATTGGTTGGTGTTAACTACCTGAAATCGTTGCCTTATGTAAATGCTGATAAAATGGCTGTACATGGATGGAGTTATGGTGGTTTTATGACAACCAGTTTAATGACTCAATATCCTGATGTATTTAAAGTGGGTGTTGCCGGTGGTCCGGTTATCGATTGGAGTTATTATGAGATCATGTACACAGAGAGATATATGGATACTCCCCAAACTAATGCCGAAGGATTTGCACAAACTTCATTATTGGATAAAGCTAAAAACCTGAAAGGCGATTTGCTATTGATTCATGGCACAATGGATCCGGTAGTTGTTTGGCAACATAGCCAGGATTTTATTAAAAAATGTATTGAAAACGGTGTTCCGGTAGATTACTTTGTTTACCCGGGTCATGAACACAATGTTAATGGTAAAGACAGAATTCACTTATATAACAAAGTGATTGAATACATTGACGAGAAGTTAAACAAACCTGCTAATACAGCAAAAGCAGAAAACAGATAA
- a CDS encoding GIY-YIG nuclease family protein, giving the protein MATFNRSNVHQLVEKRYIYFMTDRNRSAITIGISNDLIHTINAYRNSPSMFFDYSTSHMRLVYFEEFTNETLLHKRYEFLKMLTKAQKEKLIRSVNADWVDLSIGVDFEEILDINYSLRKIKINIAAC; this is encoded by the coding sequence ATGGCAACATTCAACCGCTCAAATGTTCATCAATTAGTTGAAAAGCGTTACATCTATTTTATGACTGACAGAAACCGTTCTGCTATAACAATTGGTATTTCCAATGATTTAATACATACAATAAATGCTTATCGCAATTCTCCATCTATGTTTTTTGATTATTCAACCAGTCATATGCGGTTGGTGTATTTTGAAGAATTTACCAATGAAACACTATTACATAAGCGTTACGAATTTTTAAAGATGCTCACAAAAGCACAGAAAGAGAAGCTGATAAGGTCAGTTAATGCGGATTGGGTTGATCTGTCAATAGGGGTAGATTTTGAGGAAATCTTAGATATTAATTATTCGTTAAGAAAAATAAAAATTAATATAGCTGCATGTTAA
- a CDS encoding GNAT family N-acetyltransferase, which produces MLDINFQEFPVINTTQLILRQFSHTDADKVFELRSNEAIMRFIKRPRAKTVNDAKTWIDTILNSFKNNEGITWAITLKDAPDIFIGSVGFWRIIKEHHRAEIGYMLHADYWGKGIIKEATEATIEYGFKQLNFHSIEAHIDPENIASGKLLEKTGFTKEAFHKDNFYFEGKFYDTEIYSLINPYHSSL; this is translated from the coding sequence ATGTTGGACATAAACTTTCAGGAATTTCCTGTTATTAATACTACTCAATTAATTTTGCGACAATTTAGCCATACAGATGCTGATAAAGTTTTTGAGCTCAGAAGCAACGAGGCTATTATGCGATTCATCAAAAGACCGCGTGCTAAAACTGTTAATGATGCAAAAACATGGATTGATACGATTCTTAATTCTTTTAAGAATAATGAAGGTATCACTTGGGCTATTACTCTAAAAGATGCACCCGATATTTTTATAGGTTCTGTAGGTTTTTGGCGCATCATCAAGGAACATCATCGCGCAGAAATCGGTTATATGCTACATGCTGATTATTGGGGTAAAGGAATTATAAAGGAAGCCACAGAGGCCACAATTGAATATGGTTTCAAGCAACTTAACTTCCATTCGATTGAAGCCCATATTGACCCTGAAAATATTGCTTCTGGAAAGCTTTTAGAGAAAACTGGGTTTACAAAGGAGGCTTTTCACAAGGACAACTTCTATTTTGAAGGTAAATTTTACGATACGGAGATCTATTCACTTATAAACCCTTACCATTCGTCTTTGTAA
- a CDS encoding XRE family transcriptional regulator, protein MGIISQNLKYLRKKQNLTQQQLADNLNVKRAVIGAYEEDRAEPKTELLIKMANLFSISVDEFIGERINDKWFAKKEKASEEEKNNPTGGLRILSITVDSDSNENIELVPAKASAGYMNGYADPQYVAELPKFHLPFLKGGTFRAFELKGDSMLPLEPGTIVVGEYVENFNDIKSGETYVVLSKDEGIVYKRVTNKIKENKRLMLASDNKIYETYSIQAEDVLEVWKAKAFISTSFPTPSVEPSLEKLTEMVEQLQKTVIKLKTND, encoded by the coding sequence ATGGGTATCATTTCTCAAAATCTAAAATACTTACGTAAGAAACAAAACCTTACACAACAACAATTAGCTGATAATCTTAATGTTAAACGCGCAGTTATAGGTGCTTATGAAGAAGACCGTGCAGAACCGAAAACTGAACTACTCATCAAAATGGCTAACTTATTTAGCATTTCTGTAGATGAATTTATCGGGGAACGTATAAATGATAAATGGTTCGCTAAAAAAGAAAAAGCATCAGAAGAAGAAAAGAATAATCCGACGGGAGGATTACGCATATTAAGTATTACGGTCGATAGTGATTCCAATGAAAACATTGAGCTTGTACCGGCAAAAGCAAGTGCAGGATATATGAATGGTTACGCAGATCCTCAATACGTCGCTGAACTTCCAAAATTTCATCTTCCTTTTTTAAAAGGTGGTACATTCAGGGCATTTGAGCTAAAAGGTGATTCTATGTTACCGCTTGAACCTGGAACTATTGTAGTGGGTGAGTATGTGGAAAATTTCAACGATATTAAATCAGGCGAAACATACGTAGTTCTGAGTAAAGACGAGGGTATTGTTTATAAGAGAGTTACCAATAAAATAAAAGAAAACAAACGACTGATGCTTGCCTCTGATAATAAGATTTACGAAACATACAGCATTCAGGCGGAAGATGTTCTTGAAGTTTGGAAAGCTAAGGCATTTATAAGTACCTCCTTTCCTACCCCTTCGGTTGAACCTTCATTAGAAAAATTGACTGAAATGGTGGAACAACTACAAAAAACCGTTATCAAATTAAAGACAAACGATTAA